One genomic segment of bacterium includes these proteins:
- a CDS encoding histidine triad nucleotide-binding protein gives MSEITVFHKILAGEIPADKVYEDERCIVIRDIQPQAPVHLLCIPKEFIRDVSSISQETDPALLGHLLFVASQVARNEGIESSGYRLIFNCGEDSGQEVPYLHLHIIGGKKLPSLG, from the coding sequence ATGAGTGAAATAACTGTCTTCCATAAAATATTGGCTGGTGAGATACCGGCAGACAAAGTGTATGAGGACGAGCGTTGTATTGTCATTCGAGACATACAGCCTCAGGCACCGGTGCACCTCCTCTGCATTCCGAAAGAGTTTATTCGAGACGTGAGTTCTATAAGTCAGGAAACTGACCCCGCGTTACTTGGACATCTTTTATTTGTCGCTTCACAGGTAGCGAGAAATGAGGGGATCGAATCCTCCGGGTATCGTTTAATTTTTAACTGTGGGGAAGATAGTGGCCAAGAGGTGCCTTATCTTCATCTTCATATTATTGGTGGAAAGAAACTCCCTTCACTCGGATAG